One window of the Desulfatirhabdium butyrativorans DSM 18734 genome contains the following:
- a CDS encoding Nramp family divalent metal transporter encodes MEKLRRLFDKALHKPGFSARDLLKYVGPGLLVTVGFIDPGNWASNLAAGGGYGYTLLWMVTLSTVMLIVLQHNVAHLGIATGLCLAEATTRHLRRPLAMGLLSTAMIASVSTSLAEILGAAIALNMLFGLPINIGVLLSVAFSMVMILSHSYRVIERWIIAFVSIIGFSFIYELSLVHIDWKAAAWAWVTPAFPAGSMPIVMSVLGAVVMPHNLFLHSEIIQSRQWNLADESIIRKQLDYEFFDTLFSMGIGWAINSAMILLAATTFFAHRMEVTELQQAKDLLRPLLGENASVIFAVALLFSGISSTITSGMAAGTIVAGFYGEPFDIRDNHSRLGVIISLVVAGAIIFWIQDPFKGLVYSQVVLSMQLPITIFLQIYLTSSGKVMGKYRNTPFTKGVLILIAAIVTALNIGLLISFAM; translated from the coding sequence ATGGAAAAATTGCGGCGTCTCTTTGATAAAGCCCTTCACAAACCAGGGTTCAGTGCAAGAGACCTTCTGAAATATGTGGGGCCTGGATTGCTGGTGACCGTGGGGTTCATCGATCCCGGCAATTGGGCTTCCAACCTGGCTGCCGGCGGGGGATATGGCTATACCCTGCTGTGGATGGTGACGCTTTCAACCGTCATGCTCATCGTATTGCAGCACAATGTGGCGCATCTGGGAATTGCTACCGGCCTGTGTCTCGCGGAGGCAACGACCAGGCATTTGCGCAGGCCGCTTGCCATGGGGCTTCTATCGACTGCGATGATCGCATCGGTTTCCACGTCCCTTGCGGAAATTCTTGGGGCGGCCATCGCCTTGAACATGCTTTTCGGATTGCCGATCAATATTGGCGTCTTGCTGAGCGTGGCTTTTTCGATGGTCATGATCCTGAGTCACAGTTATCGGGTGATCGAACGATGGATCATCGCGTTTGTCTCGATCATCGGATTTTCGTTCATCTATGAGCTGTCGCTCGTGCACATCGATTGGAAAGCGGCCGCCTGGGCCTGGGTAACCCCTGCCTTTCCCGCCGGATCGATGCCCATCGTGATGAGTGTGCTGGGTGCGGTTGTCATGCCGCACAATCTGTTTCTGCATTCCGAGATCATTCAGAGCAGACAGTGGAACCTGGCGGATGAAAGCATTATCCGGAAACAACTGGATTACGAGTTTTTCGACACGCTCTTTTCCATGGGCATCGGCTGGGCCATCAACAGCGCCATGATCCTGCTGGCGGCAACGACGTTTTTTGCACACCGGATGGAAGTCACCGAGCTGCAGCAGGCAAAGGATTTGCTGCGCCCGCTTCTTGGGGAAAACGCATCCGTGATCTTCGCTGTCGCCTTGCTGTTTTCAGGGATTTCCTCGACCATCACCTCGGGCATGGCCGCAGGAACGATCGTCGCCGGTTTTTACGGCGAGCCGTTCGATATCCGGGACAACCATTCGAGGCTTGGCGTGATTATATCTCTGGTCGTCGCTGGCGCCATCATTTTCTGGATTCAGGATCCGTTCAAGGGCCTGGTCTATTCCCAGGTCGTTCTCAGCATGCAGTTGCCGATCACCATTTTCTTGCAGATTTATCTGACTTCTTCCGGTAAGGTGATGGGCAAGTACCGCAACACGCCGTTCACCAAGGGGGTGCTGATCCTTATTGCCGCCATTGTCACGGCCTTGAACATCGGTTTGTTGATCAGCTTTGCCATGTGA